Proteins from a genomic interval of Chroococcidiopsis thermalis PCC 7203:
- a CDS encoding WGxxGxxG family protein — MRLSSFSKIIGISAIAVSATILPLNLPANAQIIAPEVEREDIYEDDDDGFDWGWLGLIGLFGLAGLGGKNKRREPVIERDARLGNRIEDREPTAYRDPDSMNGIGDREPTAYRDPNQSDRTGYR, encoded by the coding sequence ATGCGACTTTCTAGTTTTTCTAAAATTATTGGCATCAGTGCAATTGCAGTAAGTGCCACAATTCTACCGCTAAATCTACCTGCTAACGCCCAGATTATTGCACCTGAAGTCGAGCGTGAAGACATTTATGAAGATGATGATGATGGTTTTGATTGGGGCTGGCTGGGATTGATTGGTTTATTTGGTCTGGCTGGTCTAGGGGGTAAGAACAAGCGCCGAGAACCCGTGATAGAACGAGACGCTCGCTTAGGAAATCGGATTGAAGATCGCGAACCTACTGCATATAGAGATCCCGATTCAATGAATGGTATTGGCGATCGCGAACCTACTGCATATAGAGATCCCAACCAAAGCGATCGCACGGGTTATCGTTGA
- a CDS encoding mechanosensitive ion channel family protein yields the protein MDIQAAITAAWQKIGGQIDSFIIMLPNIILAVIVFFIFFFVARWLKLLVKRLTRRHRQARNLGMVLGRLAQGAVILLGLFVALSIVVPTFRAGDLVQLLGISGVAIGFAFRDILQNFLAGILILLTEPFKIEDQIVFKDFEGTVENIETRATTIRTYDGRRIVIPNSELFTNSVTVNTAFDARRIEYDVGIGYGDDVNEAKRLMLEAIYSVDDVLRDPTADVLVLELAQSSVNIRARWWIKPPRRIDDLNSRDKVISAIKQKLYVENGIDLPYPTRQILFHDQTEETDGDRTRQREGWPAGSNEVPKPRSISGSLKRIAQIQASKNGNGSDRNLAADDNR from the coding sequence ATGGATATTCAAGCAGCAATAACAGCAGCATGGCAGAAAATTGGGGGACAGATTGACAGCTTTATTATCATGCTGCCAAATATTATATTGGCAGTTATTGTTTTTTTCATATTTTTCTTCGTGGCTCGCTGGCTGAAGCTATTAGTAAAACGCCTTACCCGCAGGCATCGGCAGGCACGAAATTTAGGTATGGTACTAGGGCGATTGGCTCAAGGAGCTGTGATTCTCTTGGGCTTATTTGTCGCACTATCAATCGTTGTCCCCACATTTAGAGCCGGAGATTTAGTTCAGCTACTCGGTATTAGTGGTGTAGCAATTGGTTTCGCTTTCCGCGATATTTTGCAAAACTTCCTAGCTGGGATTCTGATTCTGTTGACCGAACCATTCAAAATTGAGGATCAAATTGTTTTCAAAGACTTTGAAGGCACGGTGGAAAATATCGAGACACGCGCTACGACAATTAGAACCTACGACGGTCGCCGAATTGTGATTCCCAATTCCGAACTATTTACAAATTCGGTCACTGTTAACACTGCATTTGATGCTCGTCGCATCGAATACGATGTCGGCATCGGTTACGGTGACGATGTGAATGAAGCAAAACGGTTGATGCTAGAAGCAATTTATAGCGTGGATGATGTTTTGCGAGATCCTACTGCTGATGTCTTGGTACTAGAATTAGCCCAAAGTAGCGTCAATATCCGTGCCAGGTGGTGGATTAAACCGCCAAGGCGAATAGACGATCTCAATTCGCGAGACAAGGTAATTTCTGCGATTAAGCAAAAGCTTTATGTAGAAAATGGCATTGACTTGCCTTATCCGACACGCCAAATTTTATTCCACGACCAAACCGAAGAGACAGATGGCGATCGCACTCGTCAGCGTGAAGGATGGCCCGCTGGCAGCAACGAAGTTCCAAAACCACGCAGTATCAGCGGTTCTCTTAAACGAATAGCCCAAATCCAAGCCTCAAAAAACGGTAATGGCAGCGATCGAAATCTGGCAGCGGACGATAACAGATGA
- a CDS encoding mechanosensitive ion channel family protein: protein MEQVFKLISFNTEIGLKVLFTLAFLIVLWLLRRVANAFIRESIRDRYNGRIWFWAGQGLNLVTAVLLILGLLEIWFDNPNRLATAIGLVTAGVAFALQKLITAIAGYFVILRSNIFSVGDRITMGGVRGDVIALGFIHTKIMEMGQPVSFQDTTSPSWVKSRQFTGRVVSITNDKIFDQPVYNYTQDFPYLWEEISVPISYTADRDRAEQILLECAERHTENINQMSQESLKVMRDRYFLHSHDLTPKVYYRITNNWLEMTVRFVVREHGIRDLKDAVSRDILKAFDVAGIRIATTTYNVVGFPPLQIENSFSNPKENSQH from the coding sequence TTGGAGCAAGTTTTTAAATTGATTAGCTTCAATACCGAAATCGGGCTAAAGGTATTATTCACGCTTGCCTTCCTGATTGTCCTCTGGCTACTGCGTCGCGTCGCGAATGCTTTTATTAGAGAATCAATTCGCGATCGCTACAACGGACGGATTTGGTTCTGGGCAGGGCAGGGATTAAATTTAGTTACAGCAGTATTGTTAATCTTAGGGTTGCTGGAAATTTGGTTTGACAACCCCAATCGACTTGCTACTGCTATCGGTTTAGTCACAGCAGGTGTAGCCTTTGCCCTACAAAAACTGATTACGGCGATCGCGGGTTACTTTGTGATTTTGCGGAGCAATATTTTTAGCGTTGGCGATCGGATTACGATGGGTGGGGTGCGCGGCGATGTCATTGCTCTAGGTTTTATCCACACGAAAATCATGGAAATGGGACAGCCAGTTTCATTTCAAGATACAACTTCTCCAAGTTGGGTGAAAAGCCGTCAATTTACTGGCAGAGTTGTTAGTATCACCAACGACAAAATTTTTGACCAACCAGTTTACAACTACACGCAAGATTTCCCCTATCTTTGGGAAGAAATTAGCGTGCCGATTTCTTATACAGCCGATCGCGATCGCGCCGAACAAATTTTATTAGAATGTGCTGAGCGTCACACGGAAAATATTAATCAGATGAGTCAAGAATCTTTAAAAGTGATGCGCGATCGCTATTTTCTCCATTCTCACGATTTGACACCCAAGGTTTACTATCGCATTACTAATAATTGGCTAGAAATGACTGTCCGCTTTGTCGTCAGAGAACATGGAATTCGCGATCTCAAAGATGCGGTTAGCCGCGATATCCTCAAAGCTTTCGATGTGGCTGGAATTAGAATTGCCACGACGACTTATAACGTTGTCGGATTTCCTCCACTTCAGATCGAGAATAGCTTTAGTAATCCAAAAGAAAATTCGCAACACTAA
- a CDS encoding WGxxGxxG family protein: MMSFKLPKIVSASVLILSAVVLIFTLYSCAPRPVTPVPPTTVAPRVVYTDGGFDWGWLGLIGLFGLAGLAGGRKRRDTTR; encoded by the coding sequence ATGATGAGTTTCAAACTACCTAAAATTGTGAGTGCTAGTGTCCTCATCTTGAGTGCAGTAGTTTTAATTTTCACTTTGTATTCCTGTGCGCCAAGACCAGTAACTCCCGTTCCTCCAACCACAGTTGCGCCAAGAGTGGTTTATACTGATGGCGGTTTTGACTGGGGATGGTTGGGATTAATTGGTCTATTTGGTCTAGCAGGTTTAGCAGGCGGTAGGAAGCGGAGAGATACTACTCGCTAG
- a CDS encoding SH3 domain-containing protein has translation MSQKNSPKEYSALTIPFLTAAILVTPMLSVSAIELQNSTSSSSNSTLASIIGTQIAQQSYSCHQVIAQRGLYVREKPTVYSNAVGIVAYGRNVEVAGGITNNWVPISAPLKGYVYADWIGRCQAKAPPPSSCRRVVANRGIPARQEPSSDSKVVGYISSGRRVILTGRGANGWVPISIPFKGYVPSAQLVYCRNFPG, from the coding sequence ATGAGTCAAAAAAATAGCCCAAAAGAATATTCAGCATTAACAATACCTTTCTTAACAGCAGCAATTCTTGTCACTCCCATGCTTTCCGTCAGTGCGATTGAACTGCAAAATAGTACGTCTTCCAGCTCAAACAGTACATTGGCATCTATAATAGGAACTCAAATAGCTCAACAGTCGTATAGTTGTCACCAAGTCATTGCCCAAAGAGGTTTATACGTTCGAGAAAAGCCCACAGTTTATAGTAATGCAGTTGGGATCGTTGCCTACGGGCGTAACGTAGAAGTTGCAGGCGGGATTACAAATAACTGGGTTCCTATTTCTGCACCTTTAAAGGGATATGTTTATGCAGATTGGATCGGTCGCTGTCAAGCTAAAGCCCCACCACCCAGCAGTTGCCGTCGAGTCGTTGCCAATCGAGGAATTCCAGCTCGACAAGAACCTTCTAGTGACAGTAAAGTGGTCGGATATATCTCTAGTGGTCGGAGAGTCATACTCACAGGTAGAGGAGCAAATGGTTGGGTGCCAATTTCCATTCCTTTTAAGGGATATGTACCATCAGCTCAACTGGTTTACTGTCGGAATTTTCCTGGCTAG
- a CDS encoding ion transporter has protein sequence MKSSEKHVLNRERQEILQQLEDWLETPMLLLGFAWLALFVVELIWGLTPLLQAIGTVVWIIFILDFILEFTLAPHKLAYLRRNWLTVIALPLPALRLFRFVRVLRVLNTARAARGIRLLRVITRTNRGMRAIGASLGRRGFGYVVATTLVITLVGAAGMYAFESNIPNGEGLNDYGSALWWTAMLMTTMGSEYWPQTPEGRVLCFFLALYAFAVFGYLTAAIATFFIGRDADDDEAEIAGAKSIAALHAEITALRQEIQALSRQQSEQ, from the coding sequence ATGAAATCCTCAGAGAAACACGTACTCAATCGAGAACGACAGGAGATTTTGCAACAGCTAGAAGACTGGCTGGAAACACCCATGCTGCTGTTAGGCTTCGCGTGGTTGGCGTTGTTTGTCGTTGAGTTAATTTGGGGTTTGACTCCGTTACTCCAAGCGATCGGTACAGTTGTTTGGATAATTTTTATTCTTGATTTCATTCTCGAATTTACCCTAGCTCCACATAAACTTGCCTATCTTCGACGCAACTGGCTGACAGTTATTGCTCTACCACTACCAGCATTGCGCCTGTTCCGGTTCGTGCGCGTTTTACGGGTGCTAAATACTGCAAGAGCGGCTCGTGGTATTAGGTTGCTACGTGTCATTACTCGCACGAATCGGGGGATGCGGGCGATCGGTGCTAGTTTAGGTCGTCGCGGTTTCGGATATGTTGTAGCAACAACGTTGGTAATTACCCTAGTCGGAGCAGCAGGGATGTATGCGTTTGAAAGTAATATTCCCAACGGTGAGGGACTAAATGACTACGGCTCGGCACTCTGGTGGACGGCAATGCTCATGACTACGATGGGTTCGGAATACTGGCCCCAGACTCCTGAAGGGCGAGTGCTTTGCTTTTTCCTGGCGCTGTATGCTTTTGCCGTATTTGGTTACTTGACAGCCGCGATCGCCACATTTTTTATCGGTCGCGATGCCGATGATGACGAGGCAGAAATCGCCGGGGCTAAATCTATCGCCGCACTACACGCCGAAATTACAGCTTTGCGTCAAGAGATTCAGGCGCTATCTCGTCAGCAATCGGAACAGTAA
- a CDS encoding DUF389 domain-containing protein yields MRQLLIQVPRGCGKQVLATAKAFDGANLTLIEATGSDGAIDLAIAHISNSKVEGLLGELQSLPQLHVTLIPQGVMALQPPPEEAPQQVTNVELRSPIEIFLAGLQSVGSWKGFLGYAAAAGVVVWIGLYTNTNYLLVAAMLIAPFAGPAMNLAIATARGDLTLLKRSIIRYFSALGVTILVALALSLILQQEIPTTQMVQTSEQSSVAVLLPLAAGAAGALNLVQSQRSSLVSGASVGMLVAASLAPPAGLVGMAVAIGRWDMVASGLFVLLLQLVGINLTAALLFRVFGLSTKGSRYRRGKQWVFAATLAVTVAALVGLLTWQLSNPPEFQRSTRAQRATAEIQQVVEANNTTNLVEANIRFTRSEVPGQNTLLGVVYVQRRSGVTASGEEIRNTLTRQIQTRLLEQGFNVTPLIDVNVLEAP; encoded by the coding sequence GTGCGTCAGTTACTAATACAGGTTCCGCGTGGCTGTGGCAAACAAGTGTTGGCAACTGCCAAAGCTTTTGACGGAGCGAATTTAACACTAATTGAAGCGACTGGGAGCGATGGCGCGATTGACTTAGCGATCGCCCACATCTCCAACAGCAAAGTTGAAGGACTGTTAGGAGAGTTGCAATCTTTACCACAACTACACGTCACGCTGATCCCGCAGGGGGTGATGGCACTACAGCCACCACCAGAAGAAGCACCCCAGCAAGTCACAAATGTAGAACTTCGCAGCCCAATTGAAATCTTTTTGGCTGGTCTGCAAAGCGTCGGTTCGTGGAAAGGCTTTCTAGGATATGCGGCGGCTGCGGGTGTAGTGGTTTGGATTGGCTTGTATACAAATACGAATTATCTGCTGGTTGCCGCGATGCTGATTGCACCGTTCGCGGGACCAGCAATGAATTTGGCGATCGCCACAGCACGGGGCGATCTAACTTTGCTCAAGCGTAGCATCATCCGTTACTTTAGCGCCCTGGGCGTGACAATTTTAGTTGCTCTAGCACTCAGCCTGATTCTGCAACAGGAGATTCCCACAACTCAAATGGTGCAAACGAGCGAACAATCTTCAGTGGCGGTATTGCTACCGTTAGCAGCTGGCGCAGCTGGGGCGCTCAATCTCGTACAATCTCAAAGAAGTAGCCTGGTATCGGGTGCATCAGTAGGAATGCTCGTCGCTGCTTCGCTTGCACCGCCTGCCGGACTCGTGGGGATGGCTGTGGCGATCGGCAGGTGGGATATGGTCGCGAGTGGATTGTTCGTCCTCTTGCTGCAACTGGTAGGAATCAATTTGACTGCGGCGCTGTTGTTTCGCGTCTTTGGCTTGTCCACAAAAGGTTCTCGCTATCGGCGGGGTAAGCAATGGGTGTTTGCGGCTACTCTGGCTGTGACTGTGGCAGCTTTGGTAGGATTATTAACTTGGCAGTTGAGCAACCCACCAGAATTTCAACGTTCTACCCGCGCCCAAAGAGCTACGGCTGAAATTCAGCAAGTGGTAGAAGCAAATAATACTACCAATTTGGTTGAGGCTAATATCCGTTTCACTCGCTCGGAAGTTCCAGGGCAGAATACGCTGCTGGGTGTGGTTTACGTCCAACGGCGATCGGGAGTCACCGCATCAGGGGAGGAAATTCGCAATACGCTCACCCGTCAGATCCAAACGCGCTTATTAGAACAAGGTTTTAATGTCACACCGTTGATTGATGTCAATGTCTTAGAAGCACCCTAA
- a CDS encoding glycoside hydrolase family 31 protein, producing MTFFKQLSLQINYVFKSLFFLQYIPHAFFYSLKRDRLQRQYLPDPSANPVIQPGKLLQAQAIDRGAYFYFKQAELEISFLTADLVRVNWFPDLPPLPYAVVDRNWETVETTLSEIGNGWAIASDALSVTVGIDGSLKFCDRTGQILRTELPPQRQGEKWVHQAQLRSEERIYGLGERASSLNLRAVKDELQKPKTYQMWNRDPGGRYAPGTDPIYICIPVYLGLHDRGSYLIFYENSFRAEFTFADMAIANFAGGSLRYYMTIGEPSQLSDRYTQLTGRAPLPPRWALGYHQSRWGYRTEANVRQEVKAFQTYNLPLSAVHLDIDCQVGHRAFTIDPKRFPKIDSFTQELAETGVRLIAINNPGIKFSRKSNLFLEGQVLNGFCTYPTGELAIASVWAGAMAFPDFTNPKVRAWWSRQYAYLLDVGVAGFWHDMNEPAAFVSWGDPSLPQVAQHCLEGRGGDHREAHNVYGLLEAEAAYESIRQYRPQQRPFIVSRSGWAGLQRYAWTWTGDTISTWEALRQTVATVVGLGLSGIPYTGPDIGGFQGNPSAELYVRWFQMATFLMFCRTHSSTSVAPRTPWTYGEPYLSIVRSFLQLRYRLMPYFYTLAWEVTQKGYPPVRPLFWFDRRDRSLWDIEDAFYLGDALLVCPVVREKERSRSLYLPQGYWYNFWNDTAIEGGKTIELDSPLEQIPLLVKAGSILPMEEDRQLILHLYPPVKRAEEQRGRGAEENSYQQPPITNYQLPIQNSYTLYTDAGDGYGESRRDRFTLTQYEDSLELTWEQQGNYDFPYQSVQLHVHGVSLQQAWVDDRETPVQGQQLQCHFFHRVRFRCD from the coding sequence ATGACATTTTTCAAACAGCTATCGCTGCAAATAAATTACGTTTTCAAGTCGCTATTTTTTCTCCAGTATATACCGCACGCATTTTTCTATTCTTTAAAACGCGATCGCCTCCAGCGCCAATATCTTCCCGATCCATCTGCCAATCCGGTTATCCAACCTGGAAAATTACTTCAGGCTCAAGCAATAGACCGAGGTGCATATTTCTATTTCAAGCAAGCTGAACTAGAAATTTCTTTTCTCACTGCCGATCTGGTACGAGTGAACTGGTTTCCCGATCTGCCACCGCTCCCCTATGCTGTTGTCGATCGCAACTGGGAGACTGTTGAAACAACCCTATCAGAAATAGGTAACGGTTGGGCGATCGCCAGTGATGCATTGAGCGTGACTGTTGGTATAGATGGCAGTCTCAAGTTCTGCGATCGCACGGGGCAAATCCTCAGAACAGAATTACCGCCCCAGCGACAAGGAGAAAAATGGGTGCATCAAGCACAATTGCGCTCGGAAGAACGCATTTATGGATTAGGAGAACGAGCATCATCTCTAAATTTACGCGCCGTCAAGGACGAGCTGCAAAAGCCTAAAACCTACCAGATGTGGAATCGAGATCCTGGGGGTAGGTATGCGCCAGGGACAGATCCAATATATATCTGCATTCCGGTTTATTTAGGATTGCACGATCGGGGCAGCTACCTGATTTTTTATGAAAACTCTTTTCGGGCTGAATTTACATTTGCAGACATGGCGATCGCCAACTTTGCTGGTGGGTCTCTGCGTTACTACATGACGATTGGCGAGCCATCTCAACTAAGCGATCGCTATACCCAGTTAACAGGACGTGCGCCGCTACCCCCGCGCTGGGCATTAGGCTATCACCAATCGCGTTGGGGATACCGCACAGAAGCAAACGTGCGCCAAGAAGTCAAGGCGTTTCAAACTTACAATTTACCCTTAAGCGCCGTTCATCTCGATATTGATTGTCAAGTCGGACATCGCGCTTTTACGATCGACCCCAAACGCTTTCCCAAAATCGACAGTTTCACTCAAGAACTGGCAGAGACAGGCGTGCGATTAATTGCCATTAACAACCCTGGTATTAAGTTCAGTCGTAAAAGTAATTTATTTTTAGAGGGACAAGTCCTAAATGGCTTTTGCACGTATCCTACCGGAGAACTAGCGATCGCCTCAGTCTGGGCGGGCGCGATGGCATTCCCCGACTTTACTAACCCCAAAGTGCGGGCGTGGTGGAGCCGTCAATATGCCTATTTGCTGGATGTAGGAGTCGCGGGATTTTGGCACGACATGAACGAACCTGCGGCATTCGTTTCCTGGGGCGATCCCTCCTTACCTCAAGTCGCACAACATTGTTTGGAAGGCAGGGGGGGCGATCATCGCGAAGCGCATAATGTCTACGGGTTACTAGAAGCTGAAGCTGCCTACGAAAGCATTCGTCAATATCGACCGCAACAACGCCCCTTCATCGTATCGCGATCGGGTTGGGCGGGATTACAGCGTTATGCGTGGACTTGGACGGGGGATACCATCTCGACATGGGAAGCATTGCGCCAGACAGTAGCAACAGTCGTCGGATTGGGATTATCAGGTATTCCCTATACTGGTCCTGATATTGGCGGTTTTCAAGGTAACCCCTCAGCCGAACTCTATGTGCGTTGGTTTCAGATGGCAACGTTTTTGATGTTTTGCCGAACCCACAGTTCCACTAGCGTTGCTCCGCGTACACCTTGGACTTATGGCGAACCTTATTTAAGTATCGTCCGTAGCTTCTTACAATTACGCTACCGATTGATGCCTTACTTTTATACCCTAGCGTGGGAAGTAACCCAAAAAGGATATCCACCCGTGCGTCCTTTATTCTGGTTCGATCGCCGCGATCGCTCGCTTTGGGATATAGAAGATGCGTTTTATTTGGGTGATGCGCTGCTTGTCTGTCCAGTTGTCCGAGAAAAAGAGCGATCGCGATCGCTTTACCTACCTCAAGGATATTGGTACAACTTCTGGAACGATACGGCGATCGAAGGAGGAAAGACAATCGAACTAGATTCCCCGCTCGAACAGATTCCTCTATTGGTAAAGGCAGGAAGTATTTTACCAATGGAAGAAGATCGGCAACTCATTCTTCACCTTTACCCACCCGTGAAGAGAGCAGAGGAGCAGAGGGGCAGAGGGGCAGAGGAGAATAGTTACCAACAACCACCAATTACCAATTACCAATTACCAATCCAAAATTCCTACACCCTCTACACTGACGCGGGAGATGGTTATGGAGAATCTCGGCGCGATCGCTTCACTCTGACTCAGTATGAAGACAGTTTAGAACTGACATGGGAGCAGCAGGGAAACTATGACTTCCCTTATCAAAGCGTACAATTGCACGTACATGGCGTGTCGTTGCAGCAAGCCTGGGTAGACGATCGCGAAACACCCGTACAGGGACAACAACTACAATGCCATTTCTTTCACAGAGTTCGATTTCGCTGCGATTGA
- a CDS encoding DUF2254 domain-containing protein, translating to MKNVKIGKIWDNLHSSYWFLPTIMAAIAIALAFTMLNLDRAGFYGPLEKWGWIYAGGANGAREVLSSVAGSVISVAATAFSITIVALQLAASNYSPRVLRNFMQDRGNQVVLGTFIATFVYSLLVLRTVRGDGDDYDSFVPQLSVTVGLLLGLASIGVLIYFIHHAATIIQVSHIIMDASNDLHGAIERLFPEKLGRSLPKPHEHAIPANFDWDAYPVKANNSGYVQAIDNEELMQIACDRQLLLQIKSRPGRFVVKGSDLVMVFPGDKVNRKLSDRINDAFMFGRQRTEQQDVEFPVNQLVDIALRAISPGINDPTTAIECIDQLSAGLSHLAQREIPSAYRYDDDNNLRVIAEPFTFAGLTDAAFNQIRQYGKSDVGVVIRLLEAIATIARYTQNEKDRAALRRHAEMIRHDSHQAVSQELDRQDIEKRYQAVLQVL from the coding sequence ATGAAAAACGTCAAAATTGGGAAAATTTGGGATAACTTGCACTCTAGCTACTGGTTCTTGCCCACAATTATGGCAGCGATCGCGATCGCCCTGGCATTTACAATGCTGAATCTCGATCGCGCTGGTTTCTACGGACCGTTGGAAAAATGGGGCTGGATCTACGCGGGTGGTGCTAACGGGGCGCGAGAGGTACTTTCATCTGTAGCTGGTTCGGTGATTTCTGTTGCGGCTACTGCTTTCTCAATTACCATCGTGGCGCTTCAGCTGGCTGCGTCTAACTACAGTCCTCGCGTGCTGCGTAACTTTATGCAAGATAGAGGCAATCAAGTTGTCTTAGGGACATTTATTGCTACGTTCGTCTACAGCTTGCTGGTACTGCGGACTGTGCGCGGTGACGGCGATGATTACGACTCTTTTGTACCGCAATTGTCAGTTACAGTCGGGTTGCTGTTAGGACTTGCCAGTATTGGCGTACTGATTTATTTCATCCATCATGCCGCCACAATCATTCAAGTGTCCCATATCATTATGGACGCTAGTAACGATCTTCACGGCGCGATCGAGCGCTTGTTTCCCGAAAAGTTAGGGCGGAGTTTGCCCAAGCCGCACGAACATGCAATTCCAGCTAATTTCGATTGGGATGCTTATCCAGTCAAAGCTAATAATAGCGGTTATGTCCAAGCAATTGATAACGAAGAATTGATGCAAATTGCCTGCGATCGCCAACTATTATTACAAATAAAATCTCGACCAGGTAGGTTTGTGGTCAAGGGTAGCGATTTAGTCATGGTGTTTCCAGGAGATAAGGTCAATCGGAAACTGAGCGATCGAATTAACGATGCTTTTATGTTTGGCAGACAACGCACCGAACAACAGGATGTCGAGTTTCCCGTGAATCAATTAGTTGATATTGCCCTACGTGCCATTTCTCCTGGGATCAACGATCCGACAACTGCGATTGAGTGTATCGACCAACTAAGTGCTGGGTTGTCTCATTTAGCTCAAAGGGAGATTCCTTCTGCTTACCGCTACGACGACGATAACAACCTGCGTGTCATTGCCGAACCGTTCACGTTTGCCGGATTGACCGATGCTGCTTTCAACCAAATTCGTCAATATGGGAAATCAGATGTAGGAGTAGTGATTCGGCTTTTGGAAGCGATCGCTACGATTGCGCGTTATACCCAAAATGAAAAAGACCGTGCGGCACTACGCCGCCACGCCGAAATGATTCGGCACGATAGCCACCAAGCTGTTTCTCAGGAGTTGGATCGCCAAGATATTGAAAAGCGATATCAGGCAGTTTTGCAAGTGCTTTAG